The window CCAATTAGGTGTCCGTGTTCGGCAGGGTCTATTACTGCTTGTACTGACATAATCAGCCCGTGAACGACACTCGACCAGACAGTAAACCAAATCAAACTCAAATGTGCTGATGGATTTCGAGAAGCCCAGAGTAAAAAAACACCGAGCGTCGCATAAACGCCAACGATCATTTGTTCGTATTCGTACTGACCTGGTTGCCATGACCAGCCCGATGACCAGACCTTCATCAAAGGATAAATAAGAAGAAAAGCAATTCCGACAGCAATAAGAGCGATTCGCAAGTATCGATTACTTTCATCCATCGAGAGCCACCTCCTACCCTACTTTTCAAGTTGGTTTCCAATAACTTTCATACCTATCTGTCTGTAATATACAAACCTTTATTTCCCATGACCATTAAATTTTTACTCATCATTTTCCTAACCTCTTCCTCGCCCCTCGAACATTCCATTTCAACTTTTCTATCTCCCCTCGCAAATGCCTCTTTCAAAGACATCAAATTTCCATACTCATCAGTCGGTTCTAATCCATACTCTTCTGGGTCATCTAAATCTAATTCTTTAACCTGATAGGAATCATAATAAGTTGCCCTACCGCATACATCGATCTCG is drawn from Stanieria cyanosphaera PCC 7437 and contains these coding sequences:
- a CDS encoding DUF6632 domain-containing protein, which gives rise to MDESNRYLRIALIAVGIAFLLIYPLMKVWSSGWSWQPGQYEYEQMIVGVYATLGVFLLWASRNPSAHLSLIWFTVWSSVVHGLIMSVQAVIDPAEHGHLIGDIPALFLVAIVLGVLTSRKTVSNRRNDSEAIT